The Sorangiineae bacterium MSr11367 genome window below encodes:
- a CDS encoding TonB-dependent receptor plug domain-containing protein → MSPISAWAQEPAPSPAPAEVKVKGSLSEGRRRQQSAEAVTVVDLRRAQQQSSDLGEVLARTQGVSVRRSGGLGSNARFSLNGLYDDQIRFFLDGVPLGAAGYPFGIANVPVNLVERAEIYRGVVPLRFGSDALGGAVNLVSDTRYDTHARASYQVGSFGTQRMSVEGRYRHEPSGFFAGGSFFFDYAKNNYRVDVEYTDDRGQLHPINAPRFHDRYVARGASVEVGVLDRPWAHRLSLRAYGTSYDKELQHSVEMKVAYGEVEYGESVYGAVARYEQPIASRLELKILASYSRRTIDFVDKSIYGYDWYGRRTSGPGTPRGKGFPGEIQENAASDQTQGEGTGLARGVLEWSLAPAHVLRVVLAPTRATRTGEERISSRTSAPNPVNTDRSLFTMVSGMEYEANLFGDRLQNIAFVKDYVFHISSSGAGSVALSRDSHSFGAGNAVRLRISKPLYVKVSYEYATRLPSSDEVFGNGVLARPNLELEPELSHNANAGPRLELRRTPIGDITADVNAFYRDSDRLILPLPGERYLQYQNVNRARSFGLENALTWSTLERRLTLDGTLTVQDARNASSEGPLGYLDGDRLPNRPWLFASWGARFRIPGLPSQRDTLEPFYMGRFVHEFYRGWPSLGTQEYKPLVPSQITHNVGISYTVYGGPAVVTSTLEVQNVTDERVYDFLGVQRPGRAVYLKVSGEI, encoded by the coding sequence GTGTCCCCGATTTCCGCCTGGGCACAGGAGCCCGCGCCGAGTCCCGCCCCCGCGGAGGTGAAGGTCAAAGGGTCGCTGAGCGAGGGACGGCGGCGTCAGCAGTCCGCCGAAGCGGTCACCGTGGTGGACCTGCGCCGCGCGCAGCAACAGAGCTCCGATCTCGGGGAGGTGCTGGCGCGCACGCAAGGCGTTTCGGTGCGCAGGAGCGGCGGGCTCGGTTCGAACGCGCGCTTCTCGCTCAACGGCCTTTACGACGATCAGATCCGCTTCTTTCTCGACGGCGTCCCACTCGGCGCGGCGGGCTACCCGTTTGGCATCGCCAACGTACCGGTGAACCTCGTCGAGCGCGCGGAGATCTACCGCGGCGTCGTGCCGCTACGTTTCGGCTCCGATGCCTTGGGCGGTGCGGTCAATTTGGTCAGCGACACGCGCTACGACACGCACGCGCGCGCCTCGTACCAGGTGGGCTCCTTTGGAACGCAGCGCATGAGCGTGGAAGGCCGCTACCGCCATGAACCGAGCGGGTTCTTCGCCGGCGGCTCGTTCTTTTTCGACTATGCCAAGAACAACTACCGCGTCGACGTCGAGTACACCGACGATCGCGGACAATTGCATCCGATCAACGCACCGCGTTTCCACGACCGCTATGTCGCGCGTGGAGCCTCGGTGGAGGTCGGCGTGCTCGATCGACCGTGGGCGCACCGCCTTTCGTTGCGCGCATATGGCACCAGCTACGACAAGGAGCTCCAGCACAGTGTCGAGATGAAGGTGGCATACGGCGAAGTCGAATACGGTGAGTCGGTTTACGGCGCCGTAGCGCGCTACGAACAGCCCATCGCGTCGCGCTTGGAGCTCAAGATACTCGCGAGCTATTCACGCCGCACCATCGATTTCGTGGATAAGTCCATTTATGGATACGACTGGTACGGCCGGAGGACCAGCGGGCCCGGGACCCCGAGGGGGAAGGGATTCCCGGGCGAGATCCAAGAAAACGCCGCCTCCGATCAGACGCAGGGGGAAGGCACCGGACTCGCGCGCGGAGTGTTGGAATGGTCGCTGGCACCGGCGCACGTGCTGCGGGTGGTCCTCGCGCCGACACGAGCGACCCGTACCGGGGAAGAGCGCATTTCTTCGAGAACCAGTGCGCCCAACCCGGTGAACACGGACCGCAGCCTGTTCACGATGGTGAGCGGTATGGAATACGAAGCGAATCTGTTCGGCGACCGATTGCAAAACATTGCATTCGTCAAAGACTACGTCTTTCACATTTCGTCCAGCGGAGCGGGTAGCGTCGCCCTTTCGCGAGACTCCCATAGCTTCGGCGCGGGCAATGCCGTGCGTTTGCGCATTTCGAAGCCGCTTTACGTCAAGGTCTCCTACGAATACGCCACACGGCTGCCGAGTTCCGACGAAGTGTTCGGCAACGGAGTCCTCGCGCGCCCCAACCTCGAGCTCGAGCCGGAATTGAGTCACAACGCCAATGCCGGCCCGCGCCTCGAACTGCGCCGCACCCCGATTGGCGATATCACCGCGGACGTCAATGCCTTCTACCGCGACAGCGATCGCTTGATCCTCCCCTTACCCGGCGAAAGGTACCTTCAGTATCAAAATGTGAATCGCGCTCGTTCCTTCGGCCTGGAAAACGCGCTCACCTGGAGCACGCTCGAGCGCCGTCTCACCCTCGATGGCACCCTGACCGTTCAAGACGCGCGCAACGCATCCAGCGAGGGCCCGTTGGGGTACCTCGACGGCGATCGGCTCCCGAACCGGCCGTGGCTCTTTGCCAGCTGGGGCGCGCGCTTTCGAATTCCCGGTTTGCCTTCGCAACGCGATACCCTCGAGCCTTTTTACATGGGGCGCTTCGTTCATGAGTTTTATCGGGGTTGGCCGAGTCTGGGGACCCAAGAATACAAGCCTCTCGTTCCCTCCCAGATCACGCACAACGTCGGTATTTCCTATACGGTGTACGGTGGTCCGGCCGTCGTCACATCGACCCTGGAAGTGCAAAACGTCACCGACGAACGCGTCTACGACTTCCTCGGCGTTCAACGGCCGGGTCGCGCCGTTTATTTGAAGGTCAGCGGCGAGATCTGA
- a CDS encoding alpha/beta hydrolase: MGAVAKLLLASTNGAVAYRAGLRKKKIEVNGYWVHYYEGGHGDTLVLLHGLADDKSSFLRTAQGLTRDWHVILPDLTGHGENEFIPERDYTVRGHVADLHAFVEAMRLDRFHLGGNSMGGHVSLAYSIHHPERVRSLILVNAPGLVVEDEHVVYTGFGSRMESLEDLLCVLDRVYHKRPKLPGFLLRHLMTQTNNALEKINTMARVVREGPDYSLGDRISEVAAPTLILWGKHDPVVKMNVAEAYRERIRDAKLVVFEDAAHSPQLEIPKRIGTGIKEFLSNLRENARRDAGSPAAGKEDRL, encoded by the coding sequence ATGGGAGCCGTTGCCAAGTTGTTGTTGGCGTCCACCAATGGGGCGGTCGCCTATCGCGCCGGTCTTCGAAAAAAGAAGATCGAAGTGAACGGGTACTGGGTTCACTATTACGAGGGCGGGCACGGGGACACGCTCGTGCTTCTGCACGGCCTCGCTGATGACAAATCGTCCTTCTTGCGAACGGCGCAGGGACTGACACGAGATTGGCACGTCATCTTGCCCGATTTGACCGGGCACGGGGAGAACGAGTTCATCCCGGAGCGTGACTACACCGTGCGGGGTCACGTCGCGGATTTGCACGCATTCGTCGAAGCCATGCGGCTCGATCGATTTCATCTCGGCGGCAATTCGATGGGCGGTCACGTCTCGCTCGCCTATTCGATTCACCACCCCGAACGGGTGCGGAGCCTGATCCTCGTCAATGCACCGGGACTCGTCGTCGAGGACGAGCACGTGGTTTACACCGGATTCGGCTCGCGCATGGAATCCCTCGAGGATCTTCTCTGCGTGCTGGACCGCGTCTATCACAAGCGGCCAAAGCTGCCGGGGTTTCTCTTGCGCCACCTGATGACGCAGACGAACAACGCGCTCGAAAAGATCAATACCATGGCGCGAGTCGTGCGCGAGGGCCCCGATTATTCGCTGGGCGATCGCATCTCGGAGGTCGCCGCTCCGACGCTCATCCTTTGGGGAAAGCACGATCCGGTGGTAAAAATGAACGTTGCGGAAGCGTATCGGGAGAGAATCCGCGATGCGAAGCTCGTCGTCTTCGAGGATGCCGCGCATTCACCGCAGCTCGAGATCCCCAAACGCATCGGAACCGGGATCAAGGAATTCTTGTCCAACCTCCGCGAGAACGCACGGCGCGACGCGGGCAGCCCTGCCGCCGGCAAGGAAGACCGCCTTTAG
- a CDS encoding carboxylesterase family protein, protein MAIDTARAPNGAPVIDTEEGQVQGAVERHVFVFKGIPYAQPPVGNLRWRPPRPVLPWKGIFKADAYGKSSLQSREGCISSAGGDPEALSEDCLYLNVWTPPHVALGSSAAKGAKLPVMVRIHGGAFLLGAGGLPPYNGASVAARGAVIVTFNYRLGHLGNFAHPALDAEVSDGPANFALLDQMAALQWVQRNIAQFGGDPHNVTIVGQSAGSRSVLALYVTELAKGLFHKGIAQSFYGLHEHTRAEALGRGIAFAKALGLPPGVTAADLRALPAEAFWKLPSATFVAPVLTAGDSVLPMGIVEGFLAGKAHKLPLILGSTSDDTSVIEAFGFAPARLVQLLRDQNIDLGVLYPNVTDERELGRRVYLDFVFTRLPRQLADVHSKHSPTWRYYFDYVMDRLRPEAPHGAPHGGDVPFVFDTGALIPEYSVILTEKDRKFAFTVSEYWLEFARTGKPAASAAPEWRAHENGAHGKRDCTLLLRDSIRCEENFRRDILDAFLRASGVITLPPK, encoded by the coding sequence ATGGCCATCGACACCGCGCGCGCGCCAAATGGCGCACCTGTCATCGACACGGAAGAAGGGCAAGTTCAAGGCGCCGTCGAGAGACATGTCTTCGTCTTCAAAGGCATTCCCTATGCGCAGCCGCCGGTTGGCAACCTGCGCTGGCGCCCACCCCGCCCGGTCCTACCGTGGAAGGGGATATTCAAGGCGGATGCGTATGGCAAATCCTCGTTGCAGTCCCGCGAGGGGTGCATTTCGAGCGCCGGCGGAGATCCCGAAGCGCTGAGCGAGGACTGCCTGTATCTCAACGTGTGGACGCCGCCTCACGTCGCGCTCGGGTCCAGCGCTGCCAAGGGGGCCAAGCTCCCCGTCATGGTGCGGATTCACGGCGGGGCGTTCCTGCTCGGGGCAGGAGGATTGCCTCCTTACAACGGCGCGTCCGTGGCGGCGCGTGGTGCGGTCATCGTCACGTTCAACTATCGACTCGGCCATCTGGGCAACTTCGCGCATCCCGCGCTGGATGCGGAGGTCTCCGATGGCCCTGCGAACTTTGCGCTGTTGGATCAGATGGCCGCGCTTCAGTGGGTGCAGAGAAACATCGCCCAGTTCGGAGGAGATCCCCACAATGTGACGATTGTCGGTCAGTCCGCCGGGTCCCGGAGCGTGTTGGCCCTGTACGTGACGGAGTTGGCGAAAGGCCTCTTTCACAAGGGCATCGCGCAGAGCTTCTACGGGCTGCACGAGCACACGCGCGCCGAGGCGCTCGGCCGGGGCATCGCCTTTGCCAAGGCCCTCGGGCTGCCGCCCGGCGTGACGGCGGCCGATCTCCGCGCGTTGCCGGCGGAGGCATTCTGGAAGCTTCCGAGTGCGACGTTCGTGGCCCCCGTCCTCACCGCGGGCGACAGCGTGCTGCCCATGGGGATTGTCGAGGGGTTCTTGGCGGGAAAGGCACACAAGCTCCCGCTCATCCTCGGCAGCACCAGCGACGACACGAGCGTGATCGAGGCATTCGGCTTCGCGCCGGCCCGCCTGGTCCAACTCCTGCGCGATCAGAACATCGACCTGGGCGTTCTCTACCCCAACGTCACCGACGAACGCGAGCTAGGTCGCCGCGTGTACCTCGACTTCGTCTTCACCCGGCTCCCCCGTCAACTGGCCGATGTTCATTCCAAGCATAGCCCCACGTGGCGCTACTACTTCGACTACGTCATGGACCGCCTCCGCCCCGAAGCACCCCACGGGGCGCCGCACGGCGGGGACGTCCCATTCGTCTTCGATACGGGCGCGCTGATCCCGGAGTACTCGGTGATCCTCACGGAAAAGGACCGAAAGTTCGCATTCACGGTCAGCGAATATTGGCTCGAGTTTGCCCGCACTGGGAAACCCGCGGCCAGTGCTGCCCCCGAGTGGCGGGCGCACGAGAATGGGGCGCACGGCAAGAGGGATTGTACGCTGCTCCTGAGGGACAGCATCCGGTGCGAGGAGAACTTTCGGAGGGATATTCTGGACGCCTTCCTACGAGCGAGCGGGGTGATCACGCTCCCGCCAAAATAG
- a CDS encoding sigma-70 family RNA polymerase sigma factor, with protein sequence MKVVRESSPSRPGPGPSDAALVVGARAGEGWAREALFGRHATRLNGLAFRLMGRDRDVDDLVQDAFVAALQSLHQLEDPNAFGSWLASILVRLARKLIRRRRMMARLGFNRDALAIDLDEIASACATPARVAEVRRLYRVIAELPADLRVPLVLHRVEGLALGEVASMTRVSLSTVKRRIEEADARLRAHHDEGNEAP encoded by the coding sequence GTGAAGGTGGTCCGCGAGAGCAGCCCGAGCCGCCCGGGGCCAGGTCCCTCGGATGCGGCCCTGGTCGTGGGCGCCCGCGCCGGGGAAGGCTGGGCGCGGGAGGCGCTCTTTGGCCGGCACGCCACCCGACTCAATGGGTTGGCATTTCGCTTGATGGGCCGCGATCGCGACGTCGACGATCTCGTCCAAGATGCCTTCGTCGCCGCCCTTCAATCGCTGCACCAACTCGAAGATCCCAATGCGTTCGGCTCGTGGCTCGCCTCCATTTTGGTGCGATTGGCGCGCAAGCTGATACGCCGGCGACGGATGATGGCGCGCCTCGGATTCAACCGCGACGCGCTCGCGATCGATCTCGACGAGATTGCTTCCGCCTGTGCGACCCCCGCGCGGGTCGCGGAGGTGCGGCGCCTCTATCGCGTCATCGCGGAGCTGCCGGCCGATCTGCGCGTTCCGCTGGTGTTGCATCGGGTCGAAGGCCTGGCGCTCGGAGAGGTCGCGTCGATGACCCGCGTGTCGCTCTCGACGGTGAAACGCCGAATCGAGGAGGCGGATGCGCGGCTGCGGGCGCATCATGATGAAGGGAACGAGGCGCCGTGA
- a CDS encoding FecR domain-containing protein — protein sequence MSTSSKHPLSEELAPPVNDARLAKQWGAVSARMQAPPPRRARWMLATAAGLAIVAGAALLVRTATRHDHVAMAHEELTLADGSRVTIDPGSRMRLTTVTATRIHLVLESGGIALEIPQSESRTFDVSAGNQHITAAGGGFDAHIEAKAGRDMLHVNVAQGSIEVARSDGSMPRALHAGEKWSTPIEAEPAHESPPEPLDAKELLARATEARVANHLKDALEAFDELRTHYRSDARAGLAAFELGRLRLDVLGDPAGALEALDDAIELAPAAQFREDAEARRVDALDAMADPRCVSARTAYLERYPKGVHARVIRQRQCKTTAQ from the coding sequence GTGAGCACATCGTCGAAACATCCGCTCTCGGAGGAGCTCGCACCGCCGGTGAACGACGCGCGCCTGGCCAAACAATGGGGCGCCGTGTCCGCGCGCATGCAGGCTCCGCCGCCTCGCCGGGCACGCTGGATGCTCGCGACCGCCGCGGGACTGGCGATCGTCGCGGGTGCCGCGCTCCTCGTGCGCACGGCGACGCGGCACGATCATGTGGCGATGGCGCACGAAGAGCTCACGCTCGCCGATGGCTCCCGGGTCACCATCGATCCCGGCAGCCGAATGCGGCTCACCACGGTGACCGCCACACGCATTCATCTGGTGTTGGAGTCCGGCGGCATCGCGCTCGAGATTCCGCAATCCGAGTCGCGAACCTTCGACGTCAGCGCCGGAAATCAGCACATCACGGCGGCCGGCGGCGGCTTCGACGCGCACATCGAGGCCAAAGCCGGCCGGGACATGCTGCACGTCAACGTCGCGCAGGGAAGCATCGAGGTGGCGCGCAGCGATGGTTCGATGCCGCGCGCACTCCATGCCGGTGAAAAGTGGTCGACCCCCATCGAGGCCGAGCCCGCGCACGAGAGCCCCCCCGAGCCGCTCGATGCGAAGGAGCTTTTGGCGCGCGCCACCGAAGCGCGGGTGGCGAACCATCTGAAGGACGCCCTCGAGGCGTTCGACGAGCTGCGAACACACTACCGCAGCGATGCGCGCGCCGGGCTCGCGGCCTTCGAGCTCGGGCGCCTTCGCCTTGATGTGCTCGGCGATCCGGCAGGCGCGCTCGAAGCCCTGGACGATGCGATCGAGCTCGCTCCGGCGGCGCAGTTTCGGGAAGACGCGGAGGCTCGCCGCGTCGATGCGCTCGATGCGATGGCCGATCCGCGCTGCGTTTCGGCGCGCACGGCCTATCTGGAACGGTACCCCAAAGGCGTCCATGCGCGCGTGATTCGTCAGCGCCAGTGTAAGACAACCGCGCAGTAG
- a CDS encoding carbonic anhydrase family protein, giving the protein MKYIAGALAALGAMICACSSDAETHDDHADAATCVTVRGGPLWNYSAGDPLGPSHWGEIASAQDASVYPDCANESQQQSPIAMARSGAGVVARPFQLGSELAWSTAATVQNLRNDGHTWIAGFDPAQNQLRVDGTDYGLAQFHVHAPSEHTLDGKEYPLEAHFVHLDASGTQPFAAVIAVMFEESENDNPELAKIWPKFDRCAQEAPSSVTGVTLDLPRLLPEGRTYMTYDGSLTTPPCSFTVRFFVLLEPLKASKAQIRQLQDAVGRNNRPIQPILAGTQVSIHRP; this is encoded by the coding sequence ATGAAATACATTGCCGGGGCCCTCGCGGCCCTGGGTGCGATGATTTGCGCTTGCAGTTCCGACGCGGAGACGCACGACGATCACGCCGACGCAGCAACGTGCGTCACAGTGCGCGGCGGACCGCTCTGGAATTACTCGGCGGGCGATCCGTTGGGCCCATCGCATTGGGGCGAGATTGCATCTGCGCAGGATGCGAGCGTTTATCCGGATTGCGCGAACGAAAGCCAACAGCAATCCCCCATTGCGATGGCCCGTTCCGGTGCGGGTGTGGTGGCCCGCCCCTTCCAACTCGGCAGCGAACTCGCATGGTCCACGGCGGCGACCGTGCAAAATCTCCGAAACGACGGACACACGTGGATCGCGGGATTCGACCCGGCGCAAAACCAACTACGGGTCGATGGTACCGATTATGGTCTTGCGCAGTTTCACGTCCATGCGCCATCCGAACATACGCTCGATGGCAAAGAGTATCCTCTCGAAGCACACTTCGTACACCTCGATGCGAGCGGCACGCAGCCCTTTGCCGCGGTCATCGCCGTGATGTTCGAGGAGAGCGAGAACGACAATCCCGAGCTGGCCAAAATTTGGCCGAAGTTCGATAGGTGCGCGCAGGAGGCTCCGAGCAGCGTGACCGGCGTGACCTTGGATCTCCCGAGGCTCCTCCCCGAGGGGCGCACGTACATGACCTACGACGGCTCGCTCACCACACCGCCTTGCTCGTTCACCGTTCGCTTTTTCGTGCTCCTCGAACCCCTGAAGGCATCGAAGGCGCAGATCCGGCAACTCCAGGACGCCGTCGGCCGGAACAATCGCCCCATCCAGCCGATCTTGGCGGGGACCCAGGTCTCGATTCATCGGCCTTGA
- a CDS encoding aldo/keto reductase family oxidoreductase has protein sequence MTNPTNLGGRFAFPGTNLSVNRVGYGAMQLAGPHVFGPPRDPDGAVAVLREAQAAGVDHIDTSDFYGPHVTNQIIKRALHPYPKNLVIVTKVGARRGDDASWLPAQSPDELRSAVQDNLRNLGVEALDIVNLRVGLMNLADESIKDRVLVLADLKKQGLIKHIGLSNVTAKQFAEARAVTEIVCVQNEYNLARRGDDAFIDQLAKEGVAYVPFFPLGGFTPLQSSTLSEVATSLEATPMQVALAWLLQRAPNILLIPGTSSLTHLRENLKAAELKLPPAAVEKLEGFHR, from the coding sequence ATGACGAACCCCACGAACCTCGGCGGGCGCTTTGCGTTTCCCGGTACGAACCTATCCGTCAACCGCGTCGGCTACGGCGCCATGCAGCTAGCGGGCCCCCACGTCTTTGGCCCGCCGCGCGATCCCGACGGTGCCGTCGCGGTTCTCCGGGAGGCACAGGCGGCCGGCGTCGACCACATCGACACGAGTGACTTCTACGGCCCGCACGTCACCAACCAGATCATCAAGCGCGCCCTGCACCCCTACCCGAAGAACCTCGTCATCGTCACGAAGGTGGGGGCGCGCCGCGGAGACGACGCTTCGTGGCTGCCCGCGCAATCCCCCGACGAGCTCCGCTCGGCGGTCCAGGACAACCTCCGAAACCTCGGGGTCGAAGCGCTCGACATCGTCAACTTGCGCGTCGGCCTCATGAACTTGGCCGATGAATCAATCAAGGACCGAGTCCTCGTCCTCGCCGATCTGAAAAAGCAGGGACTCATCAAGCACATCGGCCTAAGCAACGTCACGGCGAAGCAATTCGCCGAGGCGCGGGCAGTGACCGAAATCGTGTGCGTGCAAAACGAGTACAACCTGGCGCGACGGGGAGACGACGCGTTCATCGACCAGCTCGCGAAGGAGGGGGTCGCCTACGTGCCATTCTTCCCGCTCGGCGGCTTCACACCACTGCAGTCGTCGACGTTGTCCGAGGTCGCCACGTCGCTCGAAGCGACCCCGATGCAAGTGGCACTGGCGTGGCTACTGCAACGCGCCCCGAACATCCTGCTCATCCCGGGAACGTCGTCGCTCACGCACCTCCGGGAGAACCTGAAGGCCGCCGAGTTGAAACTGCCCCCCGCCGCCGTCGAAAAGCTGGAAGGTTTTCATCGCTGA
- a CDS encoding tannase/feruloyl esterase family alpha/beta hydrolase — MTQRENGLYRRIAEGAGVVVTLAILVPLAVTQSACEDTTDPPANQGAPACAPVAVSAPSGAEVESVVAVRQPGGTVSFPDAPFGPTPAPIADVPASCELTVTLTHPGAGDHVHVKVVLPETGWTGRFQALGGSAYAAGEFGAPLVRAVKNGYAAATTDAGVPLTFLDASWGLAADGTINAPLLTNFASRSVHEATWVGKDVTQKFYHRPISYSYWSGCSTGGRQGYSEAQNFPDDFDGILAIAPAINWSQFAVASLWPQIVMYQEHDFPSTCVFNAFKDAAIRACDARDGVTDGILERPETCDYDPRALAGTKVRCEGGDITVTPADAEVVRKIWAGPTDEHHRPLWPGLPKGADFGGLAATKLDTTGTPFAPGFPVAVGWVQTFLEKRLGFDTSTITYDQFAELFRQSVKEYDGIIGTSNPDLSAFRNAGGRLLTWQGGADQLITPGGTIDYWQRVVQRLGGAPQVDDFYRVFLAPGVAHCEDGNGPIPTNALDTLVDWVEHGKPPDTLPAAITNASGKPVTRNLCHYPQVSSYVGQGDPNEATSYQCVGHGAASVQR, encoded by the coding sequence ATGACTCAACGAGAGAACGGACTGTACAGGCGAATCGCCGAAGGGGCCGGGGTGGTGGTGACCCTCGCCATCCTGGTGCCACTGGCCGTGACGCAGTCCGCGTGCGAGGACACGACGGATCCTCCGGCGAACCAAGGCGCACCGGCCTGCGCGCCCGTTGCCGTTTCCGCCCCGAGCGGCGCGGAGGTGGAGTCCGTGGTCGCGGTCCGGCAGCCCGGGGGCACCGTCAGCTTCCCCGACGCACCGTTCGGGCCAACACCGGCCCCCATTGCCGACGTCCCGGCGAGCTGCGAGCTCACGGTCACGCTGACGCATCCTGGTGCCGGCGACCACGTGCACGTGAAGGTAGTGCTGCCCGAAACCGGTTGGACCGGCCGTTTCCAAGCGTTGGGCGGCAGTGCCTACGCCGCCGGTGAGTTCGGAGCGCCGCTCGTTCGGGCCGTGAAGAATGGCTACGCGGCCGCCACGACCGACGCAGGCGTTCCCCTCACGTTCCTCGACGCGAGCTGGGGCCTTGCCGCCGACGGCACGATCAACGCACCGTTGCTGACCAACTTTGCTTCGCGTTCCGTGCACGAGGCGACATGGGTGGGCAAAGACGTGACGCAGAAATTCTACCACCGGCCGATCTCGTATTCCTATTGGAGTGGCTGCTCCACCGGCGGACGCCAGGGCTACTCCGAAGCGCAGAACTTCCCCGACGACTTCGACGGCATCCTCGCCATCGCCCCCGCGATCAATTGGTCGCAGTTCGCGGTCGCGTCCTTGTGGCCGCAGATCGTCATGTACCAAGAGCACGACTTCCCCAGCACGTGCGTGTTCAACGCATTCAAGGACGCCGCCATTCGGGCCTGCGACGCCCGCGACGGGGTCACCGATGGCATCCTCGAGCGGCCCGAAACGTGCGACTACGATCCGCGCGCGCTCGCCGGCACCAAGGTGCGCTGTGAAGGCGGGGACATCACGGTCACGCCCGCCGACGCCGAAGTCGTGCGCAAGATCTGGGCGGGACCAACCGACGAGCACCATCGACCCCTGTGGCCGGGACTGCCCAAGGGCGCGGACTTCGGCGGGCTGGCCGCCACGAAGCTGGATACGACTGGCACTCCGTTCGCGCCCGGATTCCCCGTGGCCGTAGGCTGGGTTCAGACCTTCCTCGAAAAGCGTCTTGGATTCGACACGTCGACGATCACCTACGACCAGTTCGCCGAACTGTTCCGGCAATCCGTGAAGGAGTACGACGGCATCATCGGCACATCGAATCCGGATCTCTCGGCCTTCCGAAATGCCGGTGGCCGGTTGCTCACCTGGCAAGGTGGCGCCGACCAGCTGATCACGCCCGGCGGCACGATCGATTATTGGCAACGGGTGGTGCAGCGGCTGGGGGGCGCTCCGCAGGTCGACGACTTCTACCGCGTGTTCCTCGCACCGGGCGTGGCCCACTGCGAGGATGGCAACGGCCCGATCCCGACGAACGCACTGGATACCTTGGTAGACTGGGTCGAGCACGGCAAGCCGCCGGACACGTTGCCCGCGGCGATCACCAACGCCTCGGGCAAACCCGTCACGCGCAACCTATGCCACTACCCTCAGGTGTCCTCGTACGTCGGACAGGGTGATCCCAACGAGGCGACGAGTTACCAATGCGTGGGCCACGGCGCGGCTAGCGTTCAGCGATGA